Below is a window of Salvelinus alpinus chromosome 5, SLU_Salpinus.1, whole genome shotgun sequence DNA.
atgactccagaatctttcgggcctctgaaatctatcagtgcctatcacaaggtaagccacacaacccctatttataaccatcatggctgtgtcaagaatatcactgtgtttatgaggtagtaatgatgagattttgtgttgacaggtgaattctctggtgtgttgctgggagacagggggtatggctgccagccttttctcctgacacctttcacagacccccaggaagcacagcaggcctacaaccatgcccatgccaggaccagggccagagttgaaatgacctttggcctcctgaaggcacgctttcactgccttcacaaattaagggtcagccctgttagggcatgtgatattactgtggcttgtgctgtcctccacaatgtggcctgcctgaggaaggagagggcccccagagtgccaccagccatggactgggacaatccggcaatcttccctgatgacgacagtggtcggctgctgagggaccaatatgtgttgaattattttagttagtatgtgtgctttcaattttggttaaatatgtcctgcggtggcagaggaatttgggtttttttgggttcgttttttgacgaatttggcctcttatgatgtttgtgcggtatactgtgtgtaatacaaggctgcagggaggctactgcatccattcatttgtctgttcagttgatgtgtatggatttgtcctgcatttattttagtgtgcagacatgcatatatacagacctttgaatgtgtatgtatcattttgtataatatgcttggattctgtgctttccatcttgtagagtcactgtgacttcagtttcgaaaggagctgatggtttacctgctttgttttgtccttattcaataaaggaacataatgttacacattgtgtttttatattcatatggaatgtgtatttgtttatatgacagagtactagggccacactgaagaaaaaggataaagtcataaatttatgaggctggttctttctgcagaaaagctacatattgtttttacagttttgatacttatgacaatgtgatacttaatattctggcacatcagcatgtctttgtttatgaaaccatactgaagtacaatttcacgaaatgccccacatctgtcattttaacaactgtcctcctttaaaacaactggttacaatattatgacttgtgtttttttcccctctgtggccctaatattctatcattttatatatagccttatagtctatgggaaactgtaaattatctaatgatagcaacatcatctaaaaatcattttttatccaaaatcattgaaattaatgatcacaaacgtttaaataataacagtgggtctagttatatgtgataacaatgtatagtgagcagtgaaataactattggtttccatttgtggtgactgctgactgacattagggatgagattaaatagatcctggaatttagcctggtctggagcaggctagctccacagaataaatctccatggtaatttataccataacatatcctcctgccccctatccatctttagtgcaaccggattacggatcaattgagccaggatcaccaagatatcctggcttaatcccttatcctagtttcgtgcaacaggcccctgctccctgcctgtttcattacaataacaATAAAACATACCAACACAAGTTGTTTTTATGCAACACAATAAAACTTGGGTttgcatcaacaacaaaaaataatacattaACAGCTACACACCATGCAGTATCAGTCCACACCTTGCATTTGGGCCTGGAAACAAGCACaatacacaacttttttttgttatTGTTATATATTCACTAAAACAAGCATTTTCTCAATTTCCCAGTAGATGGCAGATTTGCAAGCAAACGTCAACTCACATCTCAGCTTCCTGTTCTACAGGAAGTAGGTTTCTTGCTTACATTTTTGGGGTCCAAGCCAAAAAGTACAGTAACTTTAGTTGGTTCTGTAAAATAATGGTTGACAGTTGATAaggattatttattttatagtatTTTTAATTTACGCTTTTCTTCGGCCATGTCTGCAAGCTGCTGCTATTTTACCGTGGTGTTTCTGGTCTCGGCTCCTTCGTTCTTGTCGTGTCTGCTAGTTACGGGCGCTCAGGTCGCCTTGGTCGAGGTTCTGCTGATAGAACGTCCAGATGTCAGCACCGTTCTACAAGGCGAGGTGCTCGAAGCGAACTGGGAAAGCAGCAGCGTACCCGAAAAACAAAATCAACAACAAGAGCATGATCTCGAAGGGGACCTCATATTAGTGAGTTATGTTACAGCTAGCTAGGCTCTGCTATGTAAAACCACTGGATTTGTATGTGTAACATGACATGGATATAAACATTACAGTTACTGAGAAAATaacatatacagtgtatatatacagtaatcTAGATTGTCTAGCAATAGCttaaaatgtgttattttcaCCACTGCATTTTGAATCATCAAGCATGCAATGTCTGCATAGGATACGTCTATGATATTACCCAGTAACAATCATATAATGACCCCAGTGTTTCCAATTGCCATTGTTCAGGTGCAGGATGAGGAGCCGCAGGTGAGCCGGGGCAAAGGTGAGGGTGTCCAAGCCAAAGACCAGGAGCCATGGATAGGTGTGGTGCCtgtcaaagtggaggagagcAAAGCTTCCACTGCTGGGAACAGCCAGGAATCCTTTGCTGCTGCCGTTGTCAATAAAGTGAGTTCAGGGAGGAAACAAGACAAAAAAAGACCATGATTTTGTGGATTTTCACAAAATGTAATCCATAGAATGATTCTTTGaaggaaggattgttgacatatatttgacatttgtatctaaaagcataattgaAAAATAATTTATCAAAGTTTCTGGCGTTACCTAGGcttcctttaagactccatgatctgtaggtgctacaaagcAACATTTTATTTCATATTAAGCTTTACCGCTTGTTCTGTAATATGAGTATTATTTTGGATTTAAACACAATTTGTGTACATTCATTTATGAATAAAATGTAAACATTAATATTGAAAATATAAAAGTTTTGAGTTGgtaacttaaaaaatatatacattgttgaacataatatgCTAAGTGGTTCCCAACCAGTGGTACTATGACCCCTGGGTGTACttgagaccataggcctactggtaaattgcttaaaaatcattctttaacctgtctcctccccttcatctacactgattgaagtggatttagcgagtgacatcaataagggatcatacagtagctttcatctggtcagtctgtcatggaaaaagcaggtgttcttaatgttttgtatacttagTGTACatcaacaatccttcctccaaaggatAATTGTATGGATTCAATTTAGTGATAATCCCCAAAATCTTTTTTTGTCCTGGTTTTGTGAGGAATCACTCACATGGGCATGGGAAGAACAGTCAGTCTACTGTTTTGTTGAATAATTTGTATATTTGGTGAAATAAGTATTGTGACACACAACAAACTATACCCTGATCAGTGAGAGATGAATAACTGTCTGAATGTTGTATCTGTTCTTCAGCACCACAGAGTTTcacctagggttgcaaagggagggtatattacagGAAATTTACCAGGAAACGACCAGATTTTTTAAATCCAGGATTTTATCATTGTAATCTATCACATGACATTTAatggcccttttgggtactttgtacaggtgtctgtaattatctctggccctctgtgtggccttatcacatgtaaaatatgaAATTATTAAACAAAGATGattttcaaataaaaaaatagaatACTGTAAAACGTTAACCTAAATATAAATCTTTAACTTAGTGAATAGTGTTTAGTAGGagagtttcagcatgaaatatgattcatattttttttacatgccTTTAACACATGCAAATATATCAGTGTGGGTAAAGTAAGTCTGAAGTAAGTATAACCACTATCTCTCTTTGTTAGATGAAACGAGCCTTGGTCCTGGGGGCTTCTGCACTCATCATCCTAGCCCTCAATCAGAACACTATCAGAGAGGTAAAAGTCATTTTCTTACACACTGGCTGTGttggtgctgggctggaacaaaagcctgcacaccctgtaGCTCTCCTggaccagggttggtgaccaCTACTATAGAGCATAACACCAATGTTGCTCTATAATTGTCAGCTGTTAGAGTAACCACTCCTCTACTACTGCTTTACAGTATAACCCCCATATAGATAGAACAATGATATATGGTCTATGATAACTACTATTCTCTCCTGTATTCTCTTTCTAGATGGATCTGTCCCAAGTCCTCTCTAAGCCAGTCATTGTCATCCAGACATCAGAAAATGTTACCAAGCTTATCGGAGCACTCCTCAGGTACCACAGTGGTGGAAAACGAAACAATACTAGTCTACACAAGGATCCCTCTCTGtgtatatatttaactaggcaagtcagttaagaacaaattcttatttacaatgacggcctacatcggccaaacccggacgacgctgggccaattgtgcgacgccctatgggactcccaatcacggccagttgttattcagcctggaatcaaaccaggatgtctgtagtgacgcctctagcactgagatgcagtgctttagggctgcgccactcgggagtataGCTTTGATTGTATGAATATACTATAGCATACTGACTAATATAGAGACACTGAGTGAGTTAACTCTGTGGTTTATTTCATAGGGGCCTTCATGCTACTGTGAAAATCACATACAAGACTATTCTACAGGACAACTTGGTAAGATCATATTTTTGCCATAAACTTTATCACCTTAAAGAACAGCAAAATAGTCAGCGGACATTTCCAGTTTTCTATGCATTGTATCACTCTACTGTCCAGCTCATGTTATTACTTTGGATGTGTGTAAAACCTCCTCTCCGGTGGTATTGTAGGGGGCCACCCTGACGTTGTGGTCCACGTGCGGTCTCTCCAGAGGCGGTCTGTATGGAGAGTGGCAGGGGGTCATCTGCACCGGAGAGACCAACTCGCAGGTCCAGGTGTGAACACCATGGCATACATTCAAATGAATAGGGACAACAAAATAAATAATCAATGACATTGTAACCAAAGATAATCGGAATTTTACGCTACAACTCCTCACAGGCTAGATCTAACAAATCACTGATCCGTGCAACTCATTGCTTTTTCCTACATCTCTGTTGTGTGACAAACGTAAACAAATGATTTAGAGGTAGGTTAACATCCATGCCCGGTCCTGTTATATGTTGTCCTCCAGAAGTACCTGCATCAGCTGTGGAACACGGTCCTACTGGTGGCTCTGATCCTCTGTACAGGGGTCATAGTTCAGGCTCGATGGCAGTACCAGGACAACCAACTCAATGACGACCTGGAGGTAGAGTTGAACCATTTTCCTCTTTTAACCATTCAGCAATTAGCAGACACACTAATCTAGAGCAAATTTAAGTAAACAGACACTGAACGACATTATTTCAATGAGATGCTTTAAAATTAATAATGTAGAAACATTCACCATAACATTCATGACTTAATCATTCCTACAGTTACCAAAACAGGACATCCTGAAGAGACTGTCTTCCCTGAAGACCAGGATGTACCGGCAGCCCAAACCGTGGTGTGACCCAGCGCAGCTAGAGACAGACAactgtgctgtctgtctggaacAGTTCAACAACAACCAGGTCAGACTGACTGACtcctgaggggtatactacaaagcaggatcaaagAGTTAACCAGCTAACTTGTCTAAATATTCTGAAATAGTATTGTTTTTTACAGCTAAGCTTGACTTGGGCATGGTCAAATtgactcaacaacaaaaaactcttAACACTAGAACCGATGGGCCTCTAGGGACCCCCCTTTCAAGTTAATGAGCAGTCATTTTGactgcaacattctaacagtgtaattaatacatttcatatatgctgtcgcaaaaataataatttggttgtgtttatgaaagTCTTAGGTAACATTAGATTACCATTTtattaaaatgtaaaataatacAGTAGCATTTTCATTATTttgttactgtaggctatatgtaaaaacaaaaaaacacaaattcaAGTGTAAAATCAATTTTATTCGTGTAGTGCCTTAGTTACAACTATGAAACGGAAAGCTTGTGTTGGAATGCGGTAACAGCTTATTTTTATTACgtctaaataaaataaataccccAACGTCCAAGACTCACGGTCAGCAAGACGCACGGTCAGTATCCTAAACATCATTATAAGAGCAGTGTTCTTGATAAATAGTGAAAGTCGGCACAAAAGCAATAATTGCATTATAATTCATGTGTCGATATGACAGCAGTCAAAAATAGTCAATTGTCAGCTGGTGAGTGTGTTGCCTATGCTGTTTTTTTGCTTGAGATGTAGGGCCTGCTCTTTGTGATGACATTTTGTGCTGATAATCGTCCCGTAGTGTTAGTGGAATTTAATAATTCCTCTaatatactcattaattaaattcaatctgtctatttataagaatttgtaagatacttattaacataaaatagacaggatacagtcatattaaaattagataatagtgtttattctcagagcacgctcccatttgatcataaacacaggtttatatacaagatatgacgtcataggttacagaatgagtctcattgtcctgacaaatagaaaacaggttcaaaagttcattctaaCCTCACAGGGCACTCACATGAAACACCATATAATCAtttatcctgaaggctcactataattgattaccactttagcagacaactcaagataatggaataCCTAAAAAGTTTATCTAAACacctcagggctaagttgggtcagttcaaccatagtttaacgaccctttctgcttattttatgacccacaacacaaatctcttttcaccaggcatgcagagttcaatttgttatagttttatctaaagctagaatttgttttaactatttattaacaaaattcctaacacgTAGCATTGTCACCGTCTTGTTCTATCCAAGTGGTgccgtcccttcctctctcctgtctcaccatTTTCATTTGGTGGTGGCGCGGGCACCTGCTCAGTGCGCACCGGTCTGGGTTTTTTGCACTTAGGCCTTGGAGGTTTAGGCTGAGGCTCAGAATCAGAAGAATAATCATCAGAGATGTCATTTCTGTGTCGTTTTCATTCAGATTTTGTAGTAACGCTAACGCAGCACGTGCATCTATTCATCTAGGTCTTCTTGCCATTGTAAAATGCACACGCTCTCACTGTGTACTCCTAATAGGCCAGAATAAGCTGATAAGACTGTTTGGATTCGATGGACTGATAtagtgtatgtatcattttgacATTATAATTAGAATAGATCAATACAATAGAATGGAACGacctgttcttcattcacaattggtGAGTACATAATTATGCATTGTTCGCCACCCCTCGCTCATCAACTTACCCATTCTCCCCCATCATACTTTACTTTGTTTATTTCATCTGTttttatatgtgtgaaattagttttaatATAGTTTCATGACAGTTATCGGGGTGATTGTCAACAGGGCACAGCACCTTCAACTGTTGGGaaaaggaggggagcaggccctactgtcgggaggagggGCAACGGGGGAAAACCATTAAAAAGATTACATGTCCTCCTAAAACGAGTTGCaactccagttctgtttgtgatattaagattctaacagCGTCAGTGTGATaagacttatttaggaaaagtaAAAGACGAAAGGgggaatatttaaaaaatatataatagcaGTCCAAATTACTGCTTTAGTGATTCCAGCGTTAATGAACCAGAAAATCAACAGTTATTTCTGGCTTTTTTTGTTGTTAGCTGCCACTAACTcgttgatcctgctttgtagtatacccctctggaaCTACTCAGAAACACACATAAACATGTCATATGTTACATAGAAAGTAAGATGTATAACACATAACAATTCTGTAAATTCTACTTTTAGACACAAGAGTGTTAGTAGTATGCTAACTCACCTggtggtgtgtgactgtgtgttgcaGTGTCTTCGCGTGCTGCCCTGCCTCCATGAGTTCCACAGGGACTGTGTGGATCCGTGGTTGCTCCTGCAGCACACCTGTCCTCTGTGTAAACGCAGCATACTTAGTAAGATCTCTACTTGCCTGTACACTTAAGTGCAACTTTATTTGCCATATGGAATTAACACATTTGAAATCTAATGTAGCGTTGGTGATTGTATTCGGTACCCGGGTTAATCAGCTATTCCCTTTGACTGACATCTTTCCCTTCCATCCACAGGTAACCTCTATAGAGACAGCTAATGGTAGCCTTGGCCCAACTCCTCACCCCACTGACCAGGGCCGTTTTTAAAAACTTTTCATGTATCAGAATTTCGATTCTTTAATCCCCAATTTTGCTATCCAGGTTCAAATCAATCTGGCTGTTTTTGAGCCAGTTTTCAGAAGAAAATAAGGATCATTCTGATCCAGATACCACAATATCAGGATCACACAATTTGGATTTTCAGTGTTTTGAACAGGCCTAAATCTTGCCATCAAGTGGACGAATTGTGGTACTACTTCTACACTGTCATAGGGTAAACGAGATGAGTAAATTACATGAATGGGGGATCAAGATAATCCAGGGTTTTGGCATCAAAACCATCCCATCACTACCttttagagttttgaaaaaacgCAAAAATGACATGATTAAAGGTCAGATTGGATTACCAAATCCTTATCCGGAGGATCATAATCATATTTTTCAGTTACACTTTTGTAATAATTTTTAATCCTGTCCGATTGCAGAATCCGATCAGATAACTTCTGAAAAGCTGGGCCCAGAACATTGGGATCAAGTTGTCTTGTCTTTCGTGACTAGTTTTCAGTAGCAGTTCCAGGCCTCACCTCTTCCTCCTGCACTGGATTGTGGGCAGGGGAACTTCTCCCAGCAGCTGGCCTTCTTATTGGACAATGTTGACCTCTGCCCTTTTAGGGACAGCCAATCCTGAAGCAGCTTCACTTATCTATGTGGTACTGTAAAACAAATGTTACTGTACCAGTGTTGAAACAAACAGTACTTTCTTCCTGGGATAACATACTGTACAATGACGTTACTCTATTCTCTCCCACTCTGTATGTGTCATAGAGTACTAGTGCCTCATGGTGAAAGTGTCTATACATGTCGAAAATTCTAGAAGGGCATTCTAATGTTCTGTGAATCTGTGGTGGAATTCCATGTATGTTCTTTACAGGGAAATTAATGTTAAGTCCAAGGCATTTAAATGTGAAAAAATAAGATATAGCTAGGTTAAGTTATATTTGCATGGATGTTAAATGCAATATGGTACAAAGCATGGTTAACAGTGTGTTGCTAACTGGCATCAAAACACATCTGGTCATTTCGGTCCCATATTCCACCATATCACAGGGTCGGTATAATCTCAAAAGTTAATTTAAATTTGTATAGATGGACTAATTTCATCCAGACTATTATTGTGTACTCTTAAAGAATACAATTTCAAAGTTTGTGTTGATTCTGAATTAATAGGAATAAGGGCAGGGAGAGAACAATTAAATTGTTACCCCTACTTTTGTTAAACTCTGTAGAGACTGCTCTGTGAGGTAAATGCCTTATTAACCAGATAACCAGAGTAgctgtacagagacagacagcatgtTACAAACACATCCACACTTAGAGTGTACTACTTGACAGTACTTATGTTATATTAATCCTTTATGTATTCCTTAAATTATTTTACTATAAACCAGTGACCTTGCAGAACTGAAACAGACTTGACCTTGGCTAACCAATAAGTATAGTATGGAAAGGTCAGATGGAGTCACTTGTAATCACACTTCAACCACTTTCACTCAACCACATCCcacaggccgtcattgtaaataagatttttttcttaactgacttgcctagttaaataaaggttaaataaataacattttaaaatctAGCAACACCTTATAGGGAAATGTGAATACTATAAATGCTTCCTACCATCAGCTAATCACTAGAGAAATATAGCTGCAGTTCCCATCTTTCACCATCCTATGGTATTATGTTGCCACTAGAACACTTTAAAGTCAACGCTCAGTTCACACAGAAATACTCCATTGGAAAAGCTCTAACCACagtattaaatgtatttattattttgtttgtttttaaagaGAACTTCAAAAAGCaaattgtaatgttttttttaacaaaaatgCTCTTATAGATCTTTCTATAGGATTCTCTTGTTATAAAGTAGTTGTGCATGGCGAGTCAGAAGCCTCTAGAAGCTGTTCAATGTCTGTCTGAGGGACATTTGGCCTCTTAGGCTGCacttccaaacacacacacacaactgttgtTATAGCAGCTCACTTTTTGGGTTGAGGCTGAACCATGGTGGGTGGGGATTGGCTGGGTGAGGAGATATGAACTACCACAGACACTCTCACTTCGTTCAGACATTGCACACACACGCTGCCACCCCTGGTCCTGGCCTGCCTGTCATTTTGATGTCTAGTCCTGTATTTAACTGACATTCATTGTTCTTCCAGATCCAGCAGACAGTGGTTTCAGTGACAGTCAGGCCGGTCGCACTGGTTCTCTTGTCCTATTGGAGTCTCCTCTCTCGTTTTCCTTGTTCATTTGATGACGATGTCAAAGCTAATGATTCCATCACTCCAAATCTTAATAAATGGATTTGTTACATGGCAAAAAATAAATCTTGTCCTTCACTCACTCCATTTTCAGTCAGCACTTTGGTTTAACTGAATCAATCTACAATATTGAACTAAACAACTGAAACTAAACAATTCAAACGTGTCTCTAAACATTTCACCAACAGGCCACTTGGCAACCAAAGTTCTGTTATCATGGAACTAATAATTGGTGTCCCTTTGCGATAGAAAATGGAAAACTAGAATGTCTTTACTAAAAGATAACAGAAAAAGGCCTATAAAAATGGCCTGGTCGGTGAATCCCGGCAGAAAGAATCTGACTGATGAAGAGGACTCTGGGAGGGGACATCAATCAGGGCTCATGACCTTTGAGCCCAgattatctttctctctttccttcctttccACGTTTCCTTCCTTTCCGCGTCCCGTCTTGTACGCACCGTCCGCTAGGTCAGTTGGTTGGTCTCCATGGCAACACCTATCATCAGGAGGGGATCATTCCTTTGTTCCTCTTGCGGTCAGACATAGCCCTGCGGTTGTGGTTGGCTCCCCTGCTCTTGTGGGCCTCCTTCTTGCGTCGGTCCAGAAGTGTCTCTGTTGACTGGCCCTGGCCTTTAGGTTTACCcaccacgtctctctctctggcaggcTCCGGACGGTacctaggaggaggagaggggttcaAATGGGAAATGCACACATTTATCATAAGCAAACCTCAATTTAGGATGTCTTACATTGTAATTGTAAGACATGTAGCAGAACTTAAGGACAATATAAGACATGGATTtaagttggtgtgtgtgtctccgtacCCCTTCCTGTGTTGCATGGTAGCTCTCCTggcctctgccctctctctcagcAGAGCTGGGTCCTGAACAAACTGGTCTCTCTTCACAGCGCCATCCTGAGAACACACACCATGGAAAGGGTTAATGATACAACACATACTGACTGATCCATCTAAACAGCTTAACCTAGATATAAGAATAACATTACAGCATAGCCACTGGTTCAACTATGTCAAACCTAATATAAATAATCTGGATAACAAAACATGGTACATAGACAGCcttaggtagctagctatctTGTGGGCAAGATTTTAAACAGCGCCATACAATCAATAGATAACACTTACCATGCCCATATTGTTGATCGTAATAACAAGGCAAGCAACCGTATAGTTAGAATAATAAAGAACAGGGATCAAGGGTGATATTTGAGGAAAGTGGCAGGTATTGCTATTAACTTACATCCATAGCGGTTCGTGTGAACCAGCAGTGTTCTATACAAGTTGTCATGACTTGCCAGTCCTGAGATGGAGATTGGGGGTGCCCTCTCCTGGGGCTGTTGGCCAGTTTTATGATGGTCGTAAATACCTTCCCTTGCCAAGCAGTATGAAGGGAGAGACCTTATGAATTTTGGCAGGAGAAGGTCCTTTGTTCTACTACCTCCCCAAAATTggagaattaaacaatatttctatttttgagaatgtggaAATGGTCAGTGGAGACCAAAACGACTTCAACATGAGGGTTCTTTTTAATGTTGTGACATCATGAAAGACGGTAGAACCACATAACGGTACCTCTGTCTACACTTCTCAATTATGAGGTGTGCATCtgaatgttgtataaaatgaatgattaAGTGTCAGAATACTTTTGAAAAGACAGAAAAGTGATTTTAGTCTTCTAAATGAGAAAATAGTTTTTCATGTAAAGTTTACCAAGTCCGTAACCATGCCCACGTGAGCACAGAGATTATGCAAAACGTAATGGAATGCCCTTTTTCCCCAAGTGTTTAAAAGGACGCGCTGAAGAATTAACATATTAGACCAGTTATGTGCAGCGCCAGCTGAATACGTTACTAATGGTTAAGAAATCTACCACTCTATAGACCAAGCAGACTAAGGCATAAGCCAAATGTTGCAAAATGGTTATAAATTCTGAAGCTATCAATCAATACAGAAGAAGCAAATCCTAAACATCGCGTTATCAGTCTGCAGCTGAAGACGTACGTAGCCTAGGGATGAGAACACCGACAACCTCAAGCATTCTAACGAGATCAACTGAGAACTACTGTACAGGGTACTTCAAAGTATCCATTCTTACCACCAGCACAACCAGGAGCTGGTTGATAAGGACATGGTGATCTCTGGTGGCCAAACCAGAGTCATACACCCAACATCTCCGTTACCAAAGGATTTGGACGATCAAGGACAGCTCAATCGTAAATATATAAATTGCATTCTCTTTTTTTCAAATGAACGGCTATCAGAGTGCCTAAGATTTTGTATTTTCGTGAGCGAAGCTTCCCAATGTCCAATAGAGTAACTCCTTTGTCTCCCTTCCCCCACCTCGCTGAATTCGCCACCGTGTTATAACCAAACTGTCCTGTTTTGTTAGTCTTCTAGAGACtatttactgtataatgttaGTGTGTATTCTGTAAttgtttaattagttagtaaataaataaatttagccaatttgtgtatcgctgaTTCATCAATGAAGTAGGGTTCGTGCAGACTTCAAGAAATTACGACGTTCAGaatgactgatgaggtaataatacattaataagtGACTAATCGATAAGCtttgaaaatatctgaagagagTTCAAGTCTGGAAATAGTAACTCTT
It encodes the following:
- the rnf215 gene encoding RING finger protein 215 isoform X3, whose protein sequence is MSASCCYFTVVFLVSAPSFLSCLLVTGAQVALVEVLLIERPDVSTVLQGEVLEANWESSSVPEKQNQQQEHDLEGDLILVQDEEPQVSRGKGEGVQAKDQEPWIGVVPVKVEESKASTAGNSQESFAAAVVNKMKRALVLGASALIILALNQNTIREMDLSQVLSKPVIVIQTSENVTKLIGALLRGLHATVKITYKTILQDNLGATLTLWSTCGLSRGGLYGEWQGVICTGETNSQVQKYLHQLWNTVLLVALILCTGVIVQARWQYQDNQLNDDLELPKQDILKRLSSLKTRMYRQPKPWCDPAQLETDNCAVCLEQFNNNQCLRVLPCLHEFHRDCVDPWLLLQHTCPLCKRSILSNLYRDS
- the rnf215 gene encoding RING finger protein 215 isoform X2 produces the protein MSASCCYFTVVFLVSAPSFLSCLLVTGAQVALVEVLLIERPDVSTVLQGEVLEANWESSSVPEKQNQQQEHDLEGDLILVQDEEPQVSRGKGEGVQAKDQEPWIGVVPVKVEESKASTAGNSQESFAAAVVNKMKRALVLGASALIILALNQNTIREMDLSQVLSKPVIVIQTSENVTKLIGALLRGLHATVKITYKTILQDNLGATLTLWSTCGLSRGGLYGEWQGVICTGETNSQVQYLHQLWNTVLLVALILCTGVIVQARWQYQDNQLNDDLELPKQDILKRLSSLKTRMYRQPKPWCDPAQLETDNCAVCLEQFNNNQCLRVLPCLHEFHRDCVDPWLLLQHTCPLCKRSILSKISTCLYT
- the rnf215 gene encoding RING finger protein 215 isoform X4, translated to MSASCCYFTVVFLVSAPSFLSCLLVTGAQVALVEVLLIERPDVSTVLQGEVLEANWESSSVPEKQNQQQEHDLEGDLILVQDEEPQVSRGKGEGVQAKDQEPWIGVVPVKVEESKASTAGNSQESFAAAVVNKMDLSQVLSKPVIVIQTSENVTKLIGALLRGLHATVKITYKTILQDNLGATLTLWSTCGLSRGGLYGEWQGVICTGETNSQVQKYLHQLWNTVLLVALILCTGVIVQARWQYQDNQLNDDLELPKQDILKRLSSLKTRMYRQPKPWCDPAQLETDNCAVCLEQFNNNQCLRVLPCLHEFHRDCVDPWLLLQHTCPLCKRSILSKISTCLYT
- the rnf215 gene encoding RING finger protein 215 isoform X1 — protein: MSASCCYFTVVFLVSAPSFLSCLLVTGAQVALVEVLLIERPDVSTVLQGEVLEANWESSSVPEKQNQQQEHDLEGDLILVQDEEPQVSRGKGEGVQAKDQEPWIGVVPVKVEESKASTAGNSQESFAAAVVNKMKRALVLGASALIILALNQNTIREMDLSQVLSKPVIVIQTSENVTKLIGALLRGLHATVKITYKTILQDNLGATLTLWSTCGLSRGGLYGEWQGVICTGETNSQVQKYLHQLWNTVLLVALILCTGVIVQARWQYQDNQLNDDLELPKQDILKRLSSLKTRMYRQPKPWCDPAQLETDNCAVCLEQFNNNQCLRVLPCLHEFHRDCVDPWLLLQHTCPLCKRSILSKISTCLYT